Proteins encoded by one window of Aphis gossypii isolate Hap1 chromosome X, ASM2018417v2, whole genome shotgun sequence:
- the LOC114126495 gene encoding cAMP-dependent protein kinase catalytic subunit beta-like, translating into MAVEAPLNVEYKTSTDHNNICILEDISKIQDYLECSKRNFEDRLKRRPMNESSFHDFVLHKTIGVGAFGRVMLVNHKLNPDKFFAMKIMKKEQILKRNYLQHVTNEKQLLSNLRHPFIIQMEYCAKDVCNLYFVMPFIVGGDLFSLMSDRGVLDELHAMFYAGQMVLALEYLHSLDILYRDLKPENVLIDEVGFIKLTDLGLSKRITSNRTTTLCGTPYYLAPEIIAIKSYGKPVDWWALGIILFEMVAGTVPFNADNEKKLFYRILSGNYKIPINFSPNLSHLIKNLLRVDLSKRYGNLSRGITDIKHHRWFTKIDWVMLYNKHTVAPFIPTYSGPSDTHNFEEYVEEDATVVCNGVDQTYFADF; encoded by the exons ATGGCCGTAGAGGCTCctttaaatgttgaatataaAACCAGTACTGATCACAATAACATTTGTATATTAGaagatataagtaaaattcaaGATTACTTAGAATGTTCAAAAAGAAATTTCGAAGACCGTTTAAAACGACGACCAATGAACGAGTCTTCGTTTCATgattttgtattacataagACTATTGGCGTGGGTGCTTTTGGACGTGTTATGTTAGTCAACCACAAATTGAATCCCGATAAATTTTTTGCTATGAaa ataatgaaaaaagagcaaatattaaaaagaaattatttacaacacGTAACGAATGAAAAACaactattatcaaatttacgtCATCCGTTCATTATACAAATGGAGTACTGTGCGAAGGACGTGTGCAACCTGTATTTCGTTATGCCGTTTATAGTAGGGGGAGACTTATTCAGCTTAATGAGCGATCGAGGCGTACTAGACGAATTGCATGCCATGTTTTATGCAGGGCAAATGGTCCTAGCACTTGAATACTTACATTCTCTGGATATactttatag AGATTTGAAACCTGAAAATGTGTTGATTGACGAAGTTGGTTTCATAAAACTAACAGATCTCGGATTAAGCAAGCGTATAACCTCCAATCGAACAACTACTCTTTGTGGTACCCCATACTATTTGGCACCCGAAATCATAGCAATAAAATCGTATGGAAAACCGGTGGACTGGTGGGCATTGGGCATAATCTTATTCGAAATGGTTGCTGGAACAGTACCATTTAATGCcgataatgaaaaaaagttgttttatagaattttgagCGGGAATTACAAAATTCCAATCAATTTTTCTCCAAACCTTTCACatctcataaaaaatttactacgAGTTGATCTCTCAAAACGATATGGAAATTTATCTCGAGGAATAACTGATATTAAACACCATcg atggttTACCAAAATAGATTGggttatgttgtataataagcATACGGTAGCTCCATTCATACCAACTTATTCAGGTCCTTCAGATACACATAATTTCGAAGAATATGTAGAAGAAGATGCTACTGTTGTGTGTAATGGAGTCGATCAAACTTATTTTGCTGATTTTTAA